A genomic window from Gemmatimonadaceae bacterium includes:
- a CDS encoding FecR domain-containing protein gives MTRYLGGELTPDEAEAFKRSLAASPERARWAETMIRAWRASGAPATESEARASGDDRWQVVAARAGLPVPRDGSAHRVRRLAWRNRAEAGKGRPTAWRWVGLAAAAAVAVMVDGPWREAGEPSSGAPTDVAAQVTYTAPRGKRAHITLADGSRVTLAPGSVLQLDSDFTDGARTVRLDGEALFDVRHDEARPFTVHTATGLARDLGTRFTVRAFPGDSTTVVVVAEGLVSLRAALDAVDSVTLRPGELGRVNATGALGRQPVVVSDYLAFAEGRLLLRDVPLREAIETIARWYDIELQLADPRLGALRLTGEFTSEPLSDVLQFLTAPVGLTYERDGRHVTLLQR, from the coding sequence TTGACACGATACCTCGGGGGCGAGTTGACGCCCGACGAGGCTGAGGCCTTCAAGCGTTCGCTCGCGGCGTCTCCGGAGCGGGCACGCTGGGCCGAGACCATGATCAGGGCGTGGCGGGCGTCCGGCGCTCCGGCGACCGAGTCGGAGGCAAGGGCGAGCGGCGACGACCGATGGCAGGTCGTCGCCGCGCGAGCTGGCCTGCCCGTGCCGCGCGACGGCTCTGCCCACCGCGTCCGGCGCCTCGCTTGGCGCAACCGCGCGGAGGCAGGCAAGGGTCGGCCGACGGCCTGGCGCTGGGTGGGACTTGCCGCTGCGGCGGCGGTCGCTGTGATGGTGGATGGTCCGTGGCGCGAAGCCGGCGAACCTTCGTCCGGCGCACCGACAGATGTCGCCGCTCAGGTGACCTATACGGCGCCGCGCGGCAAGCGCGCGCACATCACGCTCGCGGACGGCTCGCGCGTGACACTGGCACCGGGCAGTGTCCTGCAGCTCGACAGCGACTTCACCGACGGCGCTCGCACCGTTCGGCTTGACGGCGAAGCACTCTTTGACGTGCGGCACGACGAGGCGCGTCCGTTCACGGTACATACCGCAACGGGACTGGCGCGCGACCTTGGCACGCGATTCACCGTGCGGGCGTTCCCTGGCGACTCCACGACCGTGGTGGTGGTCGCGGAAGGGTTGGTGTCGCTCCGTGCCGCACTGGATGCGGTCGACAGCGTGACTTTGCGGCCGGGAGAGCTCGGGCGCGTCAACGCGACGGGTGCGCTCGGGCGGCAGCCGGTGGTGGTCTCGGACTATCTCGCGTTCGCGGAGGGGCGCCTCCTGCTGCGTGACGTCCCGTTGCGCGAGGCCATTGAGACGATTGCGCGCTGGTATGACATCGAGCTGCAGTTGGCGGACCCGCGCCTGGGCGCCCTGCGGCTGACCGGCGAGTTCACGTCGGAGCCGCTGTCTGACGTCCTGCAGTTCCTCACCGCCCCTGTGGGGCTGACATACGAACGGGACGGACGTCACGTCACGCTCCTGCAACGCTAG
- a CDS encoding RNA polymerase sigma-70 factor, whose translation MSSPDWLSEQERAREARRTRDARWVAALRDGDASAFEAVFRTYSLPLQRFATSLAGSAALAEELVQDVFVALWTKREALALHSTLQAYLYAATRNRALSLAAHQKVRDDWAADEARRLAETERDAVQQPSESFEVEEFTRVVRRTVEALPSRRRAIYEMSRDRHMSYAEIAAALDISTKTIEAQMTHALRAIREALVTAGWAVG comes from the coding sequence TTGAGCTCACCAGACTGGCTGTCGGAGCAGGAACGCGCCCGCGAGGCGCGACGCACACGCGACGCGCGGTGGGTCGCGGCGCTTCGTGACGGGGACGCTTCCGCCTTCGAGGCTGTGTTCCGTACATACTCGCTACCGCTCCAGCGCTTCGCGACGTCGCTCGCCGGATCGGCGGCATTGGCGGAGGAGCTGGTACAGGACGTGTTCGTCGCGCTGTGGACGAAGCGGGAGGCGCTCGCGCTGCACTCGACGCTGCAGGCCTATCTCTATGCCGCCACCCGGAACCGCGCACTCTCGCTGGCGGCACACCAGAAGGTACGCGACGACTGGGCGGCGGACGAGGCCCGTCGATTGGCGGAGACCGAAAGGGACGCCGTGCAGCAGCCAAGCGAGTCGTTCGAGGTGGAGGAGTTCACCCGGGTGGTGCGGCGCACGGTCGAGGCGCTCCCGTCGCGGCGGCGCGCCATCTATGAGATGAGCCGAGATCGGCACATGAGCTATGCCGAGATTGCGGCGGCGCTCGATATCTCGACCAAGACGATCGAGGCGCAGATGACGCACGCTTTGCGCGCAATCCGCGAGGCCTTGGTGACGGCGGGCTGGGCCGTCGGCTAG
- a CDS encoding EVE domain-containing protein, whose translation MNYWLIKSEPEMCSYAHLEKSPKKTTYWDGVRNFQARNTLRDLMKKGDRCFFYHSNAEPSGIAGICEVVKEGYPDWTAFEKGHEHYDPKSDPDKPTWYMVDVKALRAMPRLITLAELKQVKGLEKMVLLQRGSRLSVQPVTAKEWAIVCKYAGVAP comes from the coding sequence ATGAACTACTGGCTGATCAAGTCCGAACCCGAGATGTGCTCCTACGCCCATCTCGAAAAGTCCCCCAAGAAGACCACCTACTGGGACGGCGTGCGCAATTTCCAGGCGCGCAACACGCTGCGGGACCTGATGAAGAAGGGCGATCGCTGCTTCTTCTACCACTCCAACGCCGAGCCCAGCGGCATCGCCGGCATCTGCGAGGTGGTCAAGGAGGGCTACCCCGACTGGACGGCCTTCGAGAAGGGGCACGAGCATTATGACCCGAAGTCCGATCCCGACAAGCCGACCTGGTATATGGTGGACGTGAAGGCCCTGCGCGCGATGCCGCGGCTGATCACGTTGGCCGAGCTCAAGCAGGTGAAGGGGCTCGAGAAGATGGTGCTGCTGCAGCGGGGCTCGCGGCTGAGCGTGCAGCCGGTCACGGCCAAGGAGTGGGCAATCGTCTGCAAGTATGCGGGCGTGGCGCCCTGA
- a CDS encoding aminotransferase class V-fold PLP-dependent enzyme, translating to MPLTSRRHFLAGLTGASAGIAALPALNETAFRRVFEAELVAGERSAQQLADDETYWSHIQRAFDMDRTMINLNNGGISPTPTHVLQQMVRDLQFVNELPVEHNWRVLEPRMESTRRELAKDFGCDTEEMAVTRNASESLETMILGLDLQRGDEVIITNQNYGRMIVTWQQRVRRDGIVLKEVSFPVPLTDPAVLVRRIAEQMTPRTKAIELPHITNLTGQILPIRDIVRLARPRGIPVFVDGAHAFAHFPFSRDELECDYYGTSLHKWLHAPIGAGFLYVRRDKIPGLWPLMAAEEKDTANIRKYEQIGTHPQANFNAVSTALTFHRGIGVDRKVARLRYLRDRWANALKQASPRVQVLTELGPDKAGAICMFNVEGIEPGALGNWLLSRYKIVNTPIVHPEFKGIRITPSIYTTVDELDTFVRAVGAAIRSGIA from the coding sequence GTGCCCCTGACTTCCCGCCGCCACTTCCTTGCCGGGCTCACCGGCGCCTCCGCGGGCATCGCCGCGCTGCCGGCGCTCAACGAGACCGCCTTCCGCCGCGTGTTCGAGGCCGAGCTGGTGGCCGGCGAACGCAGCGCGCAGCAACTCGCCGACGACGAGACGTACTGGAGCCATATCCAGCGCGCCTTCGATATGGACCGGACGATGATCAACCTCAACAACGGGGGGATCTCGCCGACGCCGACGCACGTGCTGCAGCAGATGGTGCGCGACCTGCAGTTCGTCAACGAACTGCCGGTGGAGCACAACTGGCGCGTTCTCGAGCCGCGGATGGAGAGCACGCGCCGCGAGCTGGCCAAGGACTTCGGCTGCGACACCGAGGAGATGGCGGTCACGCGCAACGCCTCCGAGTCGCTGGAGACGATGATCCTCGGCCTCGACCTCCAGCGCGGCGACGAAGTCATCATCACCAACCAGAACTACGGGCGGATGATCGTCACCTGGCAGCAGCGGGTGCGCCGCGACGGCATCGTGCTGAAGGAAGTCAGCTTCCCCGTGCCGCTGACGGATCCGGCGGTGCTGGTGCGCCGCATCGCCGAGCAGATGACGCCGCGCACCAAGGCCATCGAGCTGCCGCACATCACCAATCTCACCGGCCAGATCCTGCCGATCCGCGACATCGTGCGCCTGGCGCGCCCGCGCGGCATCCCGGTGTTCGTGGACGGTGCGCACGCCTTCGCGCACTTTCCGTTCTCGCGTGATGAGCTGGAGTGTGATTACTACGGCACCTCGCTGCACAAGTGGTTGCACGCGCCCATCGGCGCGGGCTTCCTCTACGTGCGCCGCGACAAGATCCCCGGCCTCTGGCCACTGATGGCCGCCGAGGAGAAGGACACGGCCAACATCCGCAAGTACGAGCAGATCGGCACGCACCCGCAGGCCAACTTCAACGCGGTGAGCACGGCGCTGACCTTCCACCGCGGCATCGGCGTGGACCGGAAGGTGGCGCGCCTGCGCTACCTGCGCGACCGCTGGGCCAACGCACTCAAGCAGGCCAGCCCGCGCGTGCAGGTGCTCACCGAGCTCGGCCCGGACAAAGCCGGCGCCATCTGTATGTTCAACGTCGAGGGCATCGAGCCCGGCGCGCTGGGCAACTGGCTGCTCAGCCGCTACAAGATCGTGAACACGCCGATCGTCCACCCCGAGTTCAAGGGCATCCGCATCACGCCGAGCATCTACACGACGGTGGATGAGTTGGACACGTTCGTTAGGGCGGTGGGTGCGGCGATTCGGTCGGGGATCGCGTGA
- a CDS encoding glycogen-binding domain-containing protein: MTRRAAALGLVLGSVLVASAAGAQRHPELRLEGGFASVTQRGFSQENAALLALLWRPASEWLGFVTSANLTYAQDSLAAAQGVAAVDIGWGPAQRLRSEVGIAGASFSLRSAGRGGNGNFFTRQHLVAQNYGAWVGGGIGATDRDGVYSRSTALDLGLWQRWGPLYLSAVVTRLKSADWPLLFASGVTRDPDDETFDFRDGQIFAQLRYGPHDLAVAYTSRVGTAGTDAVFEALTWSGTLQIADRVALVGTAGRQLADPLRGLPQADLITASVRVSLGPKPLPVLERSLIARASVERLVGGGGELEVRVFAAADLEIVIAGDFSDWRPIRMEREGSVWVARVQLEPGKYRVAVQVNGGEWRAPRNLARVRDDYGGEAGLVVIP; the protein is encoded by the coding sequence GTGACGCGCCGCGCGGCCGCACTGGGGCTCGTCCTCGGTTCGGTGCTCGTCGCCTCGGCGGCGGGCGCGCAGCGGCATCCTGAACTCCGCCTCGAAGGCGGCTTTGCGTCGGTGACCCAGCGCGGCTTCTCCCAGGAGAATGCCGCGCTGCTCGCGTTGTTGTGGCGGCCGGCGTCGGAGTGGTTGGGTTTCGTCACCAGCGCCAACCTCACGTATGCGCAGGACTCGCTGGCCGCAGCGCAGGGCGTGGCGGCGGTGGACATCGGTTGGGGCCCGGCGCAACGCCTGCGTTCGGAGGTCGGCATCGCCGGCGCCTCGTTCTCGCTGCGCAGCGCGGGACGCGGTGGCAACGGCAACTTCTTTACGCGGCAGCACCTGGTGGCGCAGAACTACGGCGCCTGGGTCGGCGGCGGCATCGGCGCCACGGACCGCGACGGCGTGTACTCGCGGTCCACCGCGCTCGACCTCGGCCTCTGGCAACGCTGGGGTCCGCTGTACCTCTCGGCGGTGGTGACGCGGCTCAAGTCCGCGGACTGGCCGCTGCTCTTCGCGTCGGGCGTCACGCGCGACCCGGACGACGAGACCTTCGACTTCCGCGATGGCCAGATCTTCGCGCAACTGCGCTACGGCCCGCACGACCTCGCGGTGGCCTATACCTCGCGCGTGGGCACGGCCGGCACCGACGCCGTCTTCGAGGCACTGACGTGGAGCGGCACGCTGCAGATTGCCGACCGCGTGGCGCTGGTGGGCACAGCGGGCCGCCAGCTCGCCGATCCGCTGCGCGGCCTGCCGCAGGCCGACCTCATCACTGCGTCGGTGCGCGTGTCGCTGGGACCCAAGCCGCTGCCGGTGCTCGAGCGCTCGTTGATTGCGCGTGCCAGCGTCGAGCGCCTCGTCGGCGGTGGCGGCGAGCTCGAGGTGCGCGTGTTCGCGGCGGCCGACCTGGAGATCGTCATCGCCGGCGACTTCAGCGACTGGCGTCCGATCCGGATGGAGCGCGAAGGCAGCGTGTGGGTGGCGCGGGTGCAGTTGGAGCCGGGCAAGTACCGCGTGGCGGTGCAGGTGAACGGCGGCGAGTGGCGTGCGCCGCGCAACTTGGCGCGTGTGCGCGACGACTACGGCGGCGAGGCCGGCCTGGTCGTGATACCTTGA
- a CDS encoding isoamylase early set domain-containing protein yields the protein MSERERDSVIERVRATLRADAAAAPSPQAVGRLLQAVWASPRPSWWSRSWDAWRVPALSGLGASAVAVVALALGFVTRGAVTTATPPAPIAASGSPTGEFPVQLASDDGEMRVPTQFVYEAGSAERVSVVGDFNDWKVGEVEMQRVGAGMWTATVPLPPGRHVYAYVIDGTLLVADPRAPKSGDADYGREGSVVMVFAR from the coding sequence ATGAGTGAACGCGAACGGGACAGCGTGATCGAACGGGTGCGCGCGACGCTGCGCGCCGATGCGGCCGCCGCGCCGTCGCCGCAGGCGGTGGGTCGCCTGCTGCAGGCGGTGTGGGCCTCGCCGCGTCCGTCGTGGTGGAGCCGCAGTTGGGACGCCTGGCGCGTGCCGGCGCTCTCGGGGCTGGGCGCGAGCGCGGTGGCGGTGGTGGCGCTGGCCCTGGGCTTCGTGACGCGCGGTGCGGTGACGACGGCCACGCCGCCGGCGCCGATCGCCGCCAGCGGCTCGCCCACCGGCGAGTTCCCGGTGCAGCTGGCCTCCGACGACGGCGAGATGCGCGTGCCGACGCAGTTCGTGTACGAGGCCGGCAGCGCCGAGCGCGTGTCGGTGGTGGGCGACTTCAACGACTGGAAGGTCGGCGAGGTGGAGATGCAGCGCGTGGGGGCCGGGATGTGGACGGCCACCGTGCCCCTGCCGCCGGGCCGGCACGTGTATGCGTACGTGATTGACGGTACATTGCTCGTGGCCGATCCACGCGCGCCCAAGTCGGGCGACGCGGATTACGGCCGCGAGGGATCCGTCGTGATGGTCTTTGCCCGATGA
- a CDS encoding RNA polymerase sigma factor, whose translation MDDSYNAPSLDPTLALRAKAGDRQAFAQLVDATYPRALRFALHMVGSREDAEEAVQDTFVRVYHNLRRFRDDARFEPWLFRILANRCRTLLAKRKRHVGVIQYGDVPDRIGAVTDEEKDWTEEVYRLLETLPAEQKEAFLLRHVEDMAYEDIAVVTGVGLSALRMRVKRACDTLRARLTEMMRDE comes from the coding sequence ATGGACGATTCCTACAACGCGCCCTCGCTCGATCCCACCCTGGCCCTGCGGGCCAAGGCAGGCGATCGGCAGGCCTTCGCCCAGTTGGTGGATGCGACGTATCCGCGAGCGCTTCGCTTCGCCCTCCATATGGTGGGTAGCCGCGAGGACGCCGAGGAAGCGGTGCAGGACACCTTCGTGCGGGTCTATCACAACCTGCGGCGGTTCCGCGACGATGCGCGCTTCGAGCCTTGGCTCTTTCGCATCCTGGCCAACCGCTGCCGGACCTTGCTCGCCAAGCGCAAGCGGCACGTGGGGGTGATCCAGTACGGCGACGTGCCGGACCGGATCGGCGCGGTGACGGACGAGGAGAAGGACTGGACGGAAGAGGTGTACCGGTTGTTGGAAACGCTCCCGGCGGAGCAGAAGGAGGCGTTCCTCCTGCGGCACGTCGAGGATATGGCATACGAGGACATCGCCGTGGTGACGGGGGTGGGGCTGAGCGCCCTGCGGATGCGCGTGAAGCGCGCCTGCGACACCCTGCGGGCCCGGCTTACGGAGATGATGCGCGATGAGTGA